One stretch of Danio rerio strain Tuebingen ecotype United States chromosome 6, GRCz12tu, whole genome shotgun sequence DNA includes these proteins:
- the LOC137488148 gene encoding serine/threonine-protein kinase pim-3-like isoform X2: MSHMGEERGEDTRDGTTELPGFLAPVPSHLADSASTDQRNSKRKRQSSSQQTLSTSSSRPAKRSRRDLYLKGPLLGRGGFGSVFAGMRRSDGLPVAIKYVSKDRTPERLKVDGQGRLPLEVALMTRVTSAPACPSVLQLLDWFDRPRRYILILERPDPCQDLQSFCEENGCLDERLAKKVLVQLIAALKHCESRGVLHRDVKPENLLISTESQEIKLLDFGCGDLLKRSAYKYFAGTPAYAPPEWFRRHRYHATPATVWSVGVTLYNILCDRFPFRGAQRVTSRSRLTFPRSLSTGMSMGSTKECHAAHTPRKVPTSP; this comes from the exons atgtcccacatgggtgaagaaagaggag AAGATACACGGGACGGCACCACTGAGCTTCCTGGTTTTTTGGCTCCTGTGCCTTCACATTTGGCTGATTCTGCATCCACAGACCAGAGGAACAGCAAGAGGAAAAGGCAGAGCAGCAGCCAGCAAACACTGTCCACCTCGTCCAGCAGACCagccaaacgctctcgcagag acttgtacctgaagggcccgttgctgggacgaggtggattcggctctgtgtttgctgggatgcgcaggtctgatggactgcca GTGGCCATCAAGTACGTTTCAAAGGACCGGACCCCCGAGCGACTGAAAGTT gatggtcagggtcggctgccgctggaggtggcattgatgacccgtgtcacatcagctcctgcctgccccagtgtcctgcagctgttggactggtttgaccgtcccagacgctacatcctgatcctggagcgaccggatccttgccaagatctccaaagcttctgtgaggagaacggctgtctggatgagcgtctggccaagaaagtgctggtgcagctgattgCGGCCCtaaaacactgcgagagccgcggcgtcctgcaccgggacgtcaaaccagaaaacctgctgatctccacagagtcccaggaaatcaagctgctggacttcggctgtggagatctgctgaagcgctcggcctacaaatactttgcAG GCACTCCTGCATACGCTCCTCCCGAGTGGTTTCGTAGACATCGCTACCATGCGACTCCAGCCACAGtctggtcagtaggagtgacgctctacaacatcctgtgtgaccgtttcccattcagaggcgcacagagggtcacgtccagaagcagactgaccttccctaggagcttgtcaacag
- the LOC137488148 gene encoding serine/threonine-protein kinase pim-3-like isoform X1 has translation MSHMGEERGEDTRDGTTELPGFLAPVPSHLADSASTDQRNSKRKRQSSSQQTLSTSSSRPAKRSRRDLYLKGPLLGRGGFGSVFAGMRRSDGLPVAIKYVSKDRTPERLKVDGQGRLPLEVALMTRVTSAPACPSVLQLLDWFDRPRRYILILERPDPCQDLQSFCEENGCLDERLAKKVLVQLIAALKHCESRGVLHRDVKPENLLISTESQEIKLLDFGCGDLLKRSAYKYFAGTPAYAPPEWFRRHRYHATPATVWSVGVTLYNILCDRFPFRGAQRVTSRSRLTFPRSLSTECRQLIRWCLSAAPADRPSLDDIESHPWLHCTEGEQEGQRN, from the exons atgtcccacatgggtgaagaaagaggag AAGATACACGGGACGGCACCACTGAGCTTCCTGGTTTTTTGGCTCCTGTGCCTTCACATTTGGCTGATTCTGCATCCACAGACCAGAGGAACAGCAAGAGGAAAAGGCAGAGCAGCAGCCAGCAAACACTGTCCACCTCGTCCAGCAGACCagccaaacgctctcgcagag acttgtacctgaagggcccgttgctgggacgaggtggattcggctctgtgtttgctgggatgcgcaggtctgatggactgcca GTGGCCATCAAGTACGTTTCAAAGGACCGGACCCCCGAGCGACTGAAAGTT gatggtcagggtcggctgccgctggaggtggcattgatgacccgtgtcacatcagctcctgcctgccccagtgtcctgcagctgttggactggtttgaccgtcccagacgctacatcctgatcctggagcgaccggatccttgccaagatctccaaagcttctgtgaggagaacggctgtctggatgagcgtctggccaagaaagtgctggtgcagctgattgCGGCCCtaaaacactgcgagagccgcggcgtcctgcaccgggacgtcaaaccagaaaacctgctgatctccacagagtcccaggaaatcaagctgctggacttcggctgtggagatctgctgaagcgctcggcctacaaatactttgcAG GCACTCCTGCATACGCTCCTCCCGAGTGGTTTCGTAGACATCGCTACCATGCGACTCCAGCCACAGtctggtcagtaggagtgacgctctacaacatcctgtgtgaccgtttcccattcagaggcgcacagagggtcacgtccagaagcagactgaccttccctaggagcttgtcaacag agtgccgtcagctgattcgctggtgtctcagtgcagcaccggctgatcggcccagtttAGATGACATTGAGAGCCATCCCTGGTTGCACTGCACAG AAGGAGAGCAGGAGGGGCAGAGGAACTGA